A single region of the Nocardioides aquaticus genome encodes:
- the miaA gene encoding tRNA (adenosine(37)-N6)-dimethylallyltransferase MiaA — MGPTAAGKTGLSLDLAERLGGEVVNTDAMQLYRGMDVGTATLAPDERRGVPHHLLDLLDVTEPANVAAFQVLARRTIAEVRARGAVPVLVGGSALYTRAVLDRFEFPGTDPAVRARWEQRLDEVGAPALHAELADLDPAAAATIEPANGRRVVRALEVGELTGRSYTATLPAMTYVDPATVQVGLAIDRPVLDARIARRVEQMYDAGLLDEVRRLLDQGLAQGLTASRAIGYPEAAAHLAGELTRADAVERTVVATRRFARRQLGWWRKDPRITWVDHDDPDRLSVALQAVAAASVGP; from the coding sequence GTGGGCCCGACCGCGGCCGGCAAGACCGGTCTGTCCCTCGACCTGGCCGAGCGGCTGGGCGGCGAGGTGGTCAACACCGACGCGATGCAGCTCTACCGCGGGATGGACGTCGGCACGGCCACGCTGGCCCCCGACGAGCGGCGCGGGGTGCCCCACCACCTGCTCGACCTGCTCGACGTCACCGAGCCCGCCAACGTCGCCGCGTTCCAGGTGCTCGCCCGGCGCACGATCGCCGAGGTGCGCGCCCGCGGTGCGGTGCCGGTGCTGGTGGGCGGCTCGGCGCTCTACACGCGCGCGGTGCTCGACCGGTTCGAGTTCCCCGGCACGGACCCCGCCGTCCGCGCGCGCTGGGAGCAGCGCCTCGACGAGGTGGGCGCCCCCGCGCTGCACGCCGAGCTGGCCGACCTCGACCCCGCGGCCGCAGCCACGATCGAGCCGGCCAACGGTCGCCGCGTCGTCCGCGCGCTCGAGGTCGGCGAGCTGACCGGCCGCTCCTACACCGCCACCCTGCCGGCGATGACGTACGTCGACCCGGCCACCGTCCAGGTCGGCCTCGCGATCGACCGCCCCGTCCTCGACGCCAGGATCGCCCGCCGGGTGGAGCAGATGTACGACGCAGGGTTGCTCGACGAGGTGCGCCGGCTGCTCGACCAGGGGCTGGCGCAGGGCCTGACCGCCTCCCGCGCGATCGGCTACCCCGAGGCCGCCGCCCACCTCGCCGGCGAGCTGACCCGCGCCGATGCCGTCGAGCGCACGGTCGTCGCGACCCGGCGCTTCGCGCGCCGCCAGCTGGGGTGGTGGCGCAAGGACCCCCGGATCACCTGGGTGGACCACGACGACCCCGACCGTCTCTCGGTGGCGCTGCAGGCTGTCGCCGCGGCTAGCGTGGGCCCGTGA
- a CDS encoding antitoxin: MSFLDDAKKKLTRAVDQHGDKISQGIDKAAAAADKRTGGKHGDKIGKASVRAKEALEKLDGKNDDFRGPGSTGPDGPTGPTGPTGPTGPRP; the protein is encoded by the coding sequence ATGAGCTTTCTCGACGATGCGAAGAAGAAGCTGACCAGGGCCGTCGACCAGCACGGCGACAAGATCTCCCAGGGGATCGACAAGGCCGCCGCGGCCGCCGACAAGCGCACCGGTGGCAAGCACGGCGACAAGATCGGCAAGGCGAGCGTCAGGGCCAAGGAGGCCCTGGAGAAGCTCGACGGCAAGAACGACGACTTCCGCGGCCCCGGCTCGACCGGCCCCGACGGCCCCACGGGCCCGACCGGCCCGACCGGCCCCACGGGTCCCCGCCCGTGA
- a CDS encoding NUDIX domain-containing protein, translating to MTTTHGRFVVVPAAYVFLLRDVAGGTEVLLQLRRGTGFMDGHWAAAAAGHVERGETADGAARREAREEIGVEVGELTFVTAMQRTRGGEPIDERVDFFFSTREWRGEPSLQEPDKSAGLRWCALAELDDLPDPVVPHERHVLASLHAGAVAPYTTFGFSPDLLEEDV from the coding sequence GTGACCACGACCCACGGCCGCTTCGTGGTCGTGCCGGCCGCCTACGTCTTCCTGCTGCGCGACGTCGCGGGCGGCACCGAGGTGCTCCTGCAGCTGCGCCGCGGCACCGGGTTCATGGACGGGCACTGGGCCGCCGCGGCGGCCGGTCACGTCGAGCGCGGCGAGACCGCCGACGGTGCGGCGCGCCGCGAGGCCCGGGAGGAGATCGGCGTCGAGGTCGGCGAGCTGACCTTCGTCACCGCCATGCAGCGCACCCGGGGCGGGGAGCCGATCGACGAGCGGGTCGACTTCTTCTTCTCCACCCGCGAGTGGCGCGGCGAGCCGTCGCTGCAGGAGCCGGACAAGTCGGCCGGGTTGCGCTGGTGTGCGCTCGCCGAGCTCGACGACCTGCCCGACCCCGTGGTGCCGCACGAGCGGCACGTCCTCGCTAGCCTGCACGCGGGCGCTGTCGCGCCCTACACGACCTTCGGGTTCAGCCCCGATCTTCTCGAGGAGGACGTATGA
- the miaB gene encoding tRNA (N6-isopentenyl adenosine(37)-C2)-methylthiotransferase MiaB translates to MTAAPGFETLAALAPHPPSPRTYEVKTYGCQMNVHDSERLTGLLEQAGYAAAPRGEQADVVVFNTCAVRENADNKLYGNLSHLAPVKAARPGMQIAVGGCLAQKDRDTITARAPYVDVVFGTHNIGSLPVLLERARVAEEAQVEILESLDVFPSTLPTKRDSAYAAWVSVSVGCNNTCTFCIVPALRGKEKDRRPGEILAEVEALVAEGVTEVTLLGQNVNAYGVEFGDRQAFSKLLRACGQVEGLERVRFTSPHPAEFTDDVIEAMAETPTVMPQLHMPLQSGSDRVLKAMRRSYRRSKFLGIIERVRAAMPDAAITTDIIVGFPGETEEDFLETLEVVREARFAGAFTFQYSPRPGTPAATMADQVPPEVVKDRYERLAAEVNRIAWEENQRLVGRRVELLVSEGEGRKDAATARLSGRGPDNRLVHFALPEGERPRPGDVVTVEVTYAAPHHLVADGPVLALRRTRSGDAWDARQGRPGPAAGVGLGMPAVGVPAPLPPAPACG, encoded by the coding sequence ATGACTGCTGCTCCCGGTTTCGAGACGCTCGCTGCGCTCGCTCCCCACCCTCCGTCCCCCCGCACCTACGAGGTCAAGACCTACGGGTGCCAGATGAACGTCCACGACTCCGAGCGGCTCACCGGGCTGCTCGAGCAGGCCGGGTACGCCGCCGCCCCGCGCGGCGAGCAGGCCGACGTGGTCGTCTTCAACACCTGCGCGGTGCGGGAGAACGCCGACAACAAGCTGTACGGCAACCTCTCCCACCTGGCGCCGGTCAAGGCCGCCCGGCCGGGGATGCAGATCGCCGTCGGCGGCTGCCTGGCGCAGAAGGACCGCGACACGATCACGGCCCGCGCGCCCTACGTCGACGTCGTCTTCGGCACCCACAACATCGGCTCGCTGCCGGTGCTGCTGGAGCGGGCCCGGGTCGCCGAGGAGGCGCAGGTCGAGATCCTGGAGTCGCTCGACGTCTTCCCCTCGACGCTGCCGACCAAGCGCGACTCGGCGTACGCCGCCTGGGTCTCGGTGTCCGTCGGGTGCAACAACACCTGCACGTTCTGCATCGTCCCGGCGCTGCGCGGCAAGGAGAAGGACCGCCGCCCCGGCGAGATCCTGGCCGAGGTCGAGGCGCTGGTCGCCGAGGGTGTCACCGAGGTGACGCTGCTGGGGCAGAACGTGAACGCGTACGGCGTGGAGTTCGGCGACCGGCAGGCGTTCTCGAAGCTGCTGCGCGCCTGCGGGCAGGTCGAGGGCCTCGAGCGGGTGCGGTTCACCTCGCCGCACCCGGCGGAGTTCACCGACGACGTGATCGAGGCGATGGCCGAGACGCCGACGGTGATGCCGCAGCTGCACATGCCGCTGCAGTCCGGCTCGGACCGGGTGCTCAAGGCGATGCGCCGGTCCTACCGCCGCTCGAAGTTCCTCGGGATCATCGAGCGCGTCCGCGCGGCCATGCCGGACGCGGCGATCACCACCGACATCATCGTGGGCTTCCCCGGCGAGACCGAGGAGGACTTCCTCGAGACGCTCGAGGTCGTGCGCGAGGCGCGGTTCGCCGGCGCGTTCACCTTCCAGTACTCCCCGCGGCCGGGCACGCCCGCCGCGACCATGGCCGACCAGGTGCCGCCGGAGGTCGTCAAGGACCGGTACGAGCGCCTCGCCGCCGAGGTGAACCGGATCGCCTGGGAGGAGAACCAGCGGCTGGTCGGTCGCCGCGTCGAGCTGCTCGTCAGCGAGGGGGAGGGGCGCAAGGACGCCGCCACCGCACGGCTGTCGGGTCGCGGCCCGGACAACCGGCTGGTGCACTTCGCGCTGCCCGAGGGCGAGCGACCGCGTCCCGGTGACGTCGTGACGGTGGAGGTCACCTACGCCGCGCCGCACCACCTCGTGGCCGACGGGCCGGTCCTGGCGCTCCGCCGCACCCGCTCCGGCGACGCGTGGGACGCGCGCCAGGGCAGGCCCGGCCCCGCGGCCGGGGTGGGGCTGGGGATGCCGGCCGTGGGCGTGCCGGCCCCGCTGCCGCCGGCTCCCGCCTGCGGCTGA
- a CDS encoding GntP family permease has translation MIGLIGIVLSLALLIVFAYRGVNVIILAPLMALLATVFAGGVPLLATYTQVFMPALGGYVITYFPLFLLGAIFGKLMDDSGSARAIAYFIVDKLGGSRAILAVVLACAVLTYGGVSLFVVAFAVFPIAAAMFREAGVPKRLIPASIALGSFTFTMTALPGTPQIQNAIPAPFFGTDAFAAPGLGIIAALIMFGGGTWWLSHRSKKLQAAGEGYLDAGDTAKAEKAAAAAGGTATKVEAGTAATDTRPRPSALLAFLPIVVVIAVNLLLVRLVFPAMNTSYLAEDAYGATDLETVGGIWAIVVALVVACLLVIALNWTRLADLRASLNEGSFASFLPIFNTASEVGYGAVIAALPAFRIVRDAVLGISNNPVVSLAVSVNVLAGITGSASGGMSIALQALGEQFRGLAEDQGISLELMHRVTVLAAGGFDALPHNGAVITVLAICGLTHRQSYKDIFVVAVAIPVVALVTVIALGTAFGGF, from the coding sequence GTGATCGGTCTGATCGGGATCGTCCTGTCCCTGGCGCTGCTGATCGTGTTCGCCTACCGCGGCGTCAACGTGATCATCCTGGCGCCGCTGATGGCGCTGCTCGCGACCGTCTTCGCCGGCGGCGTGCCCCTCCTCGCCACCTACACGCAGGTGTTCATGCCCGCCCTCGGCGGCTACGTGATCACCTACTTCCCGCTGTTCCTGCTCGGAGCGATCTTCGGCAAGCTGATGGACGACTCGGGCTCCGCACGCGCGATCGCGTACTTCATCGTCGACAAGCTCGGCGGCAGCCGCGCGATCCTCGCCGTCGTCCTCGCCTGCGCGGTCCTCACGTACGGCGGGGTGTCGCTGTTCGTGGTCGCCTTCGCCGTCTTCCCGATCGCGGCGGCGATGTTCCGCGAGGCCGGCGTGCCCAAGCGGCTGATCCCGGCCTCGATCGCGCTGGGCTCGTTCACCTTCACGATGACCGCGCTGCCCGGCACCCCGCAGATCCAGAACGCGATCCCGGCGCCGTTCTTCGGCACCGACGCCTTCGCCGCCCCCGGCCTGGGCATCATCGCCGCGCTCATCATGTTCGGCGGCGGCACATGGTGGCTCTCGCACCGCTCGAAGAAGCTGCAGGCTGCGGGGGAGGGCTACCTCGACGCCGGGGACACCGCCAAGGCCGAGAAGGCGGCTGCCGCCGCCGGCGGCACCGCGACGAAGGTGGAGGCCGGGACGGCCGCCACCGACACCCGCCCGCGGCCCTCGGCCCTGCTGGCCTTCCTGCCGATCGTCGTGGTGATCGCGGTCAACCTGCTGCTGGTGCGCCTGGTGTTTCCGGCGATGAACACCTCCTACCTGGCCGAGGACGCCTACGGCGCCACCGACCTCGAGACGGTCGGCGGCATCTGGGCGATCGTGGTCGCCCTCGTGGTGGCCTGCCTGCTCGTCATCGCGCTGAACTGGACCCGGTTGGCCGACCTGCGCGCGAGCCTCAACGAGGGCAGCTTCGCCTCGTTCCTGCCGATCTTCAACACCGCCTCCGAGGTCGGGTACGGCGCCGTCATCGCCGCCCTGCCGGCCTTCCGGATCGTCCGCGACGCGGTGCTCGGCATCTCCAACAACCCGGTCGTCTCGCTGGCGGTCTCGGTCAACGTGCTCGCCGGCATCACCGGGTCCGCCTCGGGCGGCATGAGCATCGCGCTGCAGGCCCTCGGCGAGCAGTTCCGCGGGCTGGCCGAGGACCAGGGCATCAGCCTGGAGCTGATGCACCGCGTCACCGTGCTCGCCGCCGGCGGCTTCGACGCCCTGCCGCACAACGGCGCGGTGATCACGGTGCTGGCCATCTGCGGGCTCACGCACCGCCAGTCCTACAAGGACATCTTCGTGGTCGCCGTGGCGATCCCGGTGGTCGCGCTGGTCACCGTGATCGCGCTCGGCACCGCCTTCGGCGGGTTCTGA
- a CDS encoding amino acid ABC transporter ATP-binding protein, whose translation MTVQQDREINAATGQPLVVLEKVNKHFGALHVLQDIDLSIKRGEVVVVIGPSGSGKSTLCRAINRLETIDDGSITLDGQPLPAEGKALANLRAEVGMVFQSFNLFAHKTILENVTLGPIKVRGVKKADADKRAMELLERVGIAHQAEKYPAQLSGGQQQRVAIARALAMDPKVMLFDEPTSALDPEMIKEVLDVMVELAEQGMTMVVVTHEMGFARTAAHRVVFMDAGAIAEENTPHEFFTNPRTERAQDFLGKILKH comes from the coding sequence ATGACCGTGCAGCAGGACCGCGAGATCAACGCCGCGACCGGACAGCCCCTCGTCGTGCTGGAGAAGGTCAACAAGCACTTCGGCGCGCTGCACGTGCTCCAGGACATCGACCTGTCGATCAAGCGCGGCGAGGTCGTCGTCGTGATCGGCCCGTCCGGTTCGGGCAAGTCGACGCTGTGCCGGGCGATCAACCGCCTCGAGACCATCGACGACGGCTCGATCACCCTCGACGGCCAGCCGCTGCCGGCGGAGGGCAAGGCGCTGGCCAACCTGCGCGCCGAGGTCGGCATGGTCTTCCAGAGCTTCAACCTGTTCGCCCACAAGACGATCCTCGAGAACGTCACGCTCGGCCCGATCAAGGTCCGGGGCGTCAAGAAGGCCGACGCCGACAAGCGCGCGATGGAGCTGCTCGAGCGGGTCGGCATCGCCCACCAGGCCGAGAAGTACCCCGCCCAGCTCTCCGGCGGCCAGCAGCAGCGCGTCGCGATCGCCCGCGCGCTCGCGATGGACCCCAAGGTGATGCTCTTCGACGAGCCGACCTCGGCGCTGGACCCCGAGATGATCAAGGAGGTCCTCGACGTCATGGTCGAGCTCGCCGAGCAGGGCATGACGATGGTCGTGGTCACCCACGAGATGGGCTTCGCCCGCACGGCCGCGCACCGCGTCGTCTTCATGGACGCCGGCGCGATCGCCGAGGAGAACACCCCCCACGAGTTCTTCACCAACCCGCGCACGGAGCG